One region of Chryseobacterium muglaense genomic DNA includes:
- a CDS encoding DNA repair protein RecN, with product MLSRIYIKNFALIDTLDVSLKNGLQVITGETGAGKSIILGALRLILGERADIKSISKTQEKSIVETEFDLNNQFKKFFIENDLDYEHQTIIRREILPSGKSRAFINDVPVTLDILKELTSQLIDIHSQFETSNLFTAEYQFKIIDGLSDNKKLIENYQQDFYEFQTLKTQLKKFQTQLSENTKESDYKQFLLSELEDMRMDDVNYPDLQNQLSVQENAGMISENLAQLLSKFHQEEIGILSFFNEAKSKLSKIAEVSTSFAELNERFETSFVEIKDILSELEDEADRIEINPETLARLLEFNNKINSLFLKHNVSDIEDLKEIRDQLSGEQKGTAEIEAYIAQIVENISKKEKSLEASSQKLSKNRKKSIPVFIKKAEDLFKKLGLEKAKVNIEITEASEYNQFGKENIQLLFQANSGFPLKPIQTAISGGERSRVMLAVKKIIAESDELPTLILDEIDTGVSGKVAEEIGNLMREMSEDMQLIVISHLAQVAAKGNDNYKVVKQDINGKTQSTIIPLNDEEKLNEIAQLISGSKITEAALTQAKELIG from the coding sequence ATGCTTTCAAGAATTTACATTAAAAACTTTGCCCTTATTGATACCCTTGATGTATCTTTAAAAAATGGTTTACAGGTAATTACCGGTGAAACAGGTGCGGGTAAATCGATTATTCTAGGTGCTCTTCGATTAATTTTGGGGGAAAGAGCAGATATAAAATCTATTTCAAAAACTCAGGAAAAAAGCATCGTCGAAACAGAGTTTGATCTGAACAATCAGTTTAAAAAATTCTTTATCGAAAATGATCTTGATTATGAACATCAGACCATTATCAGACGTGAAATTTTACCTTCTGGAAAGTCAAGAGCCTTCATCAATGATGTTCCGGTGACTTTGGATATTTTAAAAGAACTGACTTCTCAATTAATAGACATTCATTCTCAATTTGAGACCTCCAATCTTTTTACCGCCGAATATCAGTTTAAAATTATCGACGGACTTTCAGATAACAAAAAACTGATTGAAAATTATCAGCAGGATTTTTATGAATTCCAGACTTTAAAAACTCAGCTTAAAAAGTTTCAGACTCAGCTTTCAGAAAACACTAAAGAAAGTGATTATAAGCAATTTCTTTTGAGCGAGCTGGAAGATATGAGAATGGATGATGTAAATTATCCAGACCTGCAAAATCAACTTTCCGTGCAGGAAAATGCAGGCATGATTTCTGAAAACTTAGCTCAGCTTTTATCCAAATTTCATCAGGAGGAAATAGGAATTCTTTCTTTTTTTAATGAAGCTAAATCTAAACTTTCTAAAATTGCCGAAGTATCAACCAGCTTTGCAGAGCTTAACGAAAGATTTGAAACTTCATTTGTAGAAATCAAGGATATCCTTTCTGAATTGGAAGATGAAGCCGATAGGATTGAAATCAACCCGGAAACTTTAGCCCGACTTTTAGAATTTAACAATAAAATAAACAGTCTTTTTCTTAAACATAATGTTTCTGATATTGAAGATTTAAAGGAAATCAGAGATCAGCTTTCGGGTGAACAGAAAGGCACAGCAGAAATTGAAGCATACATCGCACAAATTGTTGAAAATATTTCTAAAAAAGAAAAATCTCTGGAAGCTTCAAGCCAGAAACTTTCGAAAAACAGAAAAAAAAGCATTCCTGTTTTCATTAAAAAAGCAGAAGATTTATTTAAAAAACTAGGTCTTGAAAAAGCTAAAGTTAATATCGAAATTACTGAAGCTTCAGAATACAATCAATTCGGAAAAGAAAATATCCAACTTTTATTTCAAGCCAATTCAGGATTTCCATTAAAACCTATTCAAACGGCTATTTCAGGTGGTGAAAGATCTCGTGTAATGCTTGCTGTGAAAAAAATCATTGCTGAAAGTGACGAGCTTCCGACTTTGATTTTAGACGAAATAGACACCGGAGTTTCAGGAAAAGTAGCCGAAGAAATTGGAAATCTGATGCGCGAAATGTCTGAAGATATGCAGCTAATCGTTATTTCTCATTTAGCACAGGTTGCTGCAAAAGGAAATGATAATTATAAAGTGGTAAAACAGGATATTAACGGAAAAACTCAGTCAACGATTATACCTCTCAACGATGAAGAAAAACTGAACGAGATTGCACAGCTTATTTCAGGAAGTAAAATCACCGAAGCCGCATTAACGCAGGCAAAAGAATTGATCGGATAA
- the coaBC gene encoding bifunctional phosphopantothenoylcysteine decarboxylase/phosphopantothenate--cysteine ligase CoaBC — translation MSISGKKILIAVSGGIAAYKIHFLIRDLVKKGAEIQVIMSPDAEHFVTKLSLSTLSKKPVYSEFYSDNGTWNSHVEMGLWADIMIVAPCTANTLAKMIHGICDNLLIATYMSAKCPVFIAPAMDLDMYQHPSTKNNLKLAEEFGHTVIPAENGELASGLIGQGRMAEPETIVKTIEEFFNSDQKKSLEGKTVLITAGPTYEAIDPVRFIGNHSSGKMGFSLAEEAAKRGAKVILVSGPSSLKQKHENIDLHRVTSAKEMLDKVFEYYETIDIGIASAAVADYAPKIVASEKIKKNEDSFTIELIKNPDILKTMGEKKSHQFLVGFALETQNEEENAKGKLTKKNLDMIVLNSLRDEGAGFKNDTNKIKIFTKTEKIEFDLKSKENVAKDILDCIEAQFLK, via the coding sequence ATGAGTATTTCAGGGAAAAAGATTCTCATTGCCGTTTCTGGCGGAATAGCTGCCTATAAAATTCATTTTCTCATCAGAGATTTAGTGAAAAAAGGTGCCGAAATTCAGGTAATTATGTCTCCTGATGCTGAACATTTTGTAACCAAACTAAGCCTCTCTACCCTTTCAAAAAAACCTGTTTACAGTGAGTTCTACAGCGATAATGGAACTTGGAACAGCCATGTCGAAATGGGACTTTGGGCAGACATCATGATTGTAGCACCTTGTACAGCAAATACTTTAGCCAAGATGATCCACGGAATTTGCGATAATTTATTGATTGCAACGTACATGTCAGCAAAATGCCCAGTCTTTATTGCACCAGCAATGGATCTGGATATGTATCAACATCCTTCAACCAAAAATAACCTTAAGCTTGCCGAAGAATTTGGCCACACTGTAATTCCTGCCGAAAATGGAGAGCTCGCAAGTGGTTTAATAGGTCAGGGAAGAATGGCAGAACCTGAAACCATTGTTAAAACCATTGAAGAGTTTTTTAATTCAGATCAAAAAAAATCTTTGGAAGGAAAAACGGTTTTAATTACAGCCGGACCGACATATGAAGCCATTGATCCTGTTCGTTTTATAGGAAATCATTCTTCAGGAAAAATGGGCTTTTCTTTAGCTGAAGAAGCTGCAAAAAGAGGAGCAAAAGTGATTCTTGTTTCAGGACCAAGCTCATTAAAACAGAAACACGAAAACATAGACTTACACCGCGTTACATCAGCAAAGGAGATGCTCGATAAAGTTTTCGAATACTACGAAACCATCGATATCGGTATTGCAAGTGCCGCAGTTGCAGACTATGCGCCCAAAATAGTAGCTTCAGAAAAAATTAAAAAAAACGAAGATTCTTTCACAATAGAGCTCATCAAAAACCCAGATATTCTGAAAACAATGGGCGAAAAAAAATCACATCAGTTTTTGGTAGGGTTTGCTTTGGAAACTCAGAATGAAGAAGAAAATGCGAAAGGAAAACTGACAAAGAAAAATTTAGACATGATTGTTCTGAATTCACTGCGTGACGAAGGAGCAGGATTTAAAAACGATACCAACAAAATAAAGATTTTTACCAAAACAGAAAAAATAGAATTTGATTTAAAATCAAAAGAAAATGTTGCTAAAGATATTCTCGATTGTATTGAAGCTCAATTTTTAAAATAA
- a CDS encoding DNA-directed RNA polymerase subunit omega: MSVKDTKAEVNTITYDKDKIEDKVGSIYEAIVIMGKRAEQINAEIRTELHNKLDEFAVHNSTLEEVFENREQIEISKHYEKLPKPTSIAIQEWLDGDVYFRKTEERK; the protein is encoded by the coding sequence ATGAGCGTAAAAGATACAAAAGCAGAAGTAAATACTATTACTTACGATAAAGATAAGATTGAAGATAAAGTAGGTTCAATCTATGAAGCTATTGTGATCATGGGGAAAAGAGCAGAACAAATCAATGCAGAAATCCGTACTGAATTACACAATAAATTAGACGAATTTGCTGTTCACAACTCTACTTTGGAAGAAGTTTTTGAAAACAGAGAGCAGATCGAAATTTCAAAACATTACGAAAAACTTCCGAAGCCTACATCTATCGCTATCCAAGAATGGTTAGACGGTGATGTATATTTCAGAAAGACTGAAGAAAGAAAATAA
- a CDS encoding TetR/AcrR family transcriptional regulator has protein sequence MGKKFSEKQIHILDIAEELIAKKGYEGTSVRDICTKANINVAMISYYFGSKEKMMSYLYQYRVLKTRENFSEFADTIKDGRPEMQMKEMIKYIVSQLFRYNYFHGFVTQELRHTENLKDELLDFYQLFVKKLDEVIKKGVTSGVFTFTPRPEDILTTIIGSTLFVIRNKNFYELYVPHKDDESYTKEAEKKVRMNLLMNTFAVLGYSAD, from the coding sequence ATGGGGAAAAAGTTTTCTGAGAAACAGATTCACATTCTTGATATTGCCGAAGAACTCATCGCTAAGAAAGGATATGAGGGGACATCTGTACGAGATATTTGCACAAAAGCCAATATCAACGTCGCAATGATTTCATATTATTTTGGTTCTAAAGAGAAAATGATGTCTTATCTTTACCAGTATCGAGTATTAAAAACAAGAGAGAACTTTTCTGAATTTGCAGACACCATAAAAGATGGCAGACCGGAAATGCAGATGAAAGAGATGATTAAATATATTGTAAGCCAGCTTTTTAGATACAATTATTTTCATGGTTTCGTAACTCAAGAACTTCGACACACAGAAAATCTTAAAGATGAGCTTTTAGATTTTTATCAGCTTTTTGTAAAAAAACTAGATGAAGTCATCAAAAAAGGAGTTACTTCAGGCGTTTTCACCTTTACACCAAGACCTGAAGACATCCTTACCACCATTATAGGTTCTACCTTATTTGTCATCAGAAATAAAAATTTCTACGAGTTGTATGTGCCTCATAAAGATGATGAATCATATACCAAAGAAGCAGAAAAAAAAGTAAGAATGAATCTTTTAATGAATACTTTTGCTGTTTTAGGATACTCAGCCGACTAA
- the rnpA gene encoding ribonuclease P protein component yields MSDFKYPKAEKLKKETEITLLFAKGKWRNCGNLRIIILKNHQDLPTENVKLGVSVSKRYFKKAVHRNRIKRLLRECYRLNKYLFKASFGDKTIAMMFWVSNELPEKFQDVEAEFIKLCQSQKKS; encoded by the coding sequence ATGTCAGATTTTAAATATCCAAAAGCCGAAAAGCTCAAAAAAGAGACTGAGATTACTTTACTTTTTGCAAAAGGTAAATGGAGAAATTGCGGAAATTTGCGCATTATTATTCTTAAAAATCATCAGGACTTACCAACTGAAAATGTAAAACTGGGAGTTTCGGTTTCTAAAAGATATTTTAAAAAAGCGGTGCATCGAAATCGTATAAAAAGACTTCTGAGAGAATGTTACCGTTTAAATAAATATCTTTTTAAAGCGAGTTTTGGCGATAAGACAATTGCGATGATGTTTTGGGTCTCTAATGAACTTCCTGAGAAGTTTCAGGATGTGGAAGCGGAGTTTATTAAATTATGCCAGTCTCAGAAAAAATCATAA
- the porD gene encoding type IX secretion system protein PorD has product MKKIIILFFLIVFNFSFSQELLATVQVNSQSLGGSNTQVYKALEKSLRDFINNTSWTGKKLQNFEKIKSNFAIVLSERDGNKYKGAIVIQAVRPVFNSSYESPLLNLKDNRFAFEYAENENLIFNERQFSGKNLIDVISFYVYLILGYDADSFQSMGGTQWFSKAQQIAQNSQNRNYEGWNQINEPRSRSILIGEILNPNMSQLRSTIYTYHRAGLDGLFNQDQSQAKKIIFDALIQLKTYENSFQQNYFFNLFMDNKADEIFNIFNSGNNGSINIGTLKQQMIIFSPKNTESKWNKWK; this is encoded by the coding sequence ATGAAAAAAATAATCATACTCTTTTTTCTGATTGTATTCAATTTCAGTTTCTCTCAGGAACTTCTGGCTACAGTTCAGGTAAATTCTCAGAGCTTAGGAGGAAGTAATACACAGGTCTATAAAGCTTTGGAAAAAAGTCTCAGAGATTTCATCAACAATACAAGCTGGACAGGTAAAAAGCTTCAGAATTTCGAAAAAATAAAATCAAATTTTGCGATTGTTCTCAGCGAACGAGACGGAAACAAGTATAAAGGAGCTATAGTTATTCAGGCAGTTCGCCCCGTTTTTAACAGTTCATACGAATCTCCACTTTTAAATCTTAAGGATAACAGATTTGCTTTCGAATATGCTGAAAACGAAAACCTTATTTTCAACGAAAGACAGTTTTCGGGAAAAAACTTAATTGATGTAATCAGCTTTTATGTTTATCTTATTTTGGGTTATGATGCAGACAGTTTCCAGTCAATGGGAGGAACTCAGTGGTTTTCAAAAGCACAACAAATAGCCCAAAATTCACAAAACAGAAATTATGAAGGCTGGAATCAAATTAATGAGCCTAGAAGCCGTTCTATTTTAATTGGCGAGATTCTTAATCCGAATATGAGCCAACTTCGTTCTACTATTTATACGTATCACAGAGCAGGTTTAGACGGTTTGTTTAATCAAGATCAATCACAAGCTAAGAAAATTATTTTTGATGCCTTAATCCAGCTGAAAACCTACGAAAACTCTTTTCAGCAGAATTATTTCTTCAATCTTTTTATGGATAATAAAGCGGATGAGATATTCAATATTTTCAATTCAGGAAATAACGGATCTATAAATATCGGTACCCTGAAGCAGCAGATGATTATTTTCTCTCCAAAGAACACAGAATCTAAATGGAATAAGTGGAAGTAA
- a CDS encoding PA0069 family radical SAM protein, with protein sequence MQNENIIKGQGAQRNVINRFDRYTFEPEDEDFEIVKTSFTEVFPKTIVNQVKSEDLPMEYSMNPYQGCEHGCSYCFARPTHEYWGYSAGIDFERKIMVKKNAPELLEKFFKKRGYKPAPILMSGNTDCYQPAERQFEITRKLLKVCLDYRHPVNILTKNALVLRDLDILKPMAEQNLVSVSLSIPTINEDLRRKMEPRTSSTNNKLKAIELLSENNIPVNVMVAPIIPGLNSDEPLSILKAISDAGAQSFGYTLVRLNDTVEPVFVKWIEDAFPDRAQKVLNLIRSMRGGNLGDKRYFERQKGSGNIAEMIHNTFKIGRKKFFDGKEFLKLSAEGFTGTKEQQLRLF encoded by the coding sequence ATGCAGAACGAAAATATCATAAAAGGACAAGGCGCTCAGCGAAATGTAATTAACCGTTTCGACCGATATACCTTTGAACCTGAAGATGAAGATTTCGAGATTGTTAAAACTTCTTTCACTGAAGTATTTCCTAAAACCATTGTCAATCAGGTGAAAAGCGAAGATTTACCGATGGAATATTCTATGAATCCTTATCAGGGTTGCGAACATGGATGTTCTTATTGCTTTGCGAGACCAACACATGAATATTGGGGTTACAGCGCCGGAATTGATTTTGAAAGAAAAATAATGGTCAAGAAAAATGCTCCGGAATTATTGGAGAAATTTTTCAAAAAAAGAGGTTATAAACCTGCACCCATTTTAATGTCGGGAAACACCGATTGTTATCAACCCGCCGAAAGGCAATTTGAAATTACAAGAAAATTACTGAAAGTTTGTCTCGATTATAGACACCCAGTCAATATTTTAACCAAAAATGCCTTAGTTCTTCGGGATCTGGATATTCTGAAACCTATGGCAGAACAAAATTTAGTTTCTGTGTCATTAAGTATTCCGACAATCAATGAAGATTTGCGCAGAAAAATGGAACCTCGAACTAGTTCGACAAATAATAAACTGAAAGCAATAGAATTACTTTCTGAAAACAATATTCCGGTTAATGTGATGGTCGCCCCCATTATTCCGGGGCTCAATAGTGATGAACCTTTAAGTATTTTAAAAGCTATTTCAGATGCGGGAGCTCAGAGCTTCGGTTATACTTTGGTAAGACTAAATGATACGGTAGAACCTGTTTTTGTAAAATGGATTGAAGATGCTTTCCCGGACAGAGCGCAGAAGGTTTTAAATTTAATCCGTTCTATGCGTGGCGGAAATTTAGGAGATAAAAGATATTTTGAAAGACAAAAAGGCAGTGGAAATATTGCGGAAATGATTCATAATACGTTCAAAATCGGAAGAAAAAAGTTTTTTGATGGGAAAGAATTTCTGAAACTTTCTGCCGAAGGTTTTACAGGAACCAAAGAGCAGCAACTGAGATTGTTTTAA
- a CDS encoding outer membrane protein assembly factor BamD, with the protein MKKYILGIFAIAVLASCKSQQEKALRSADKNFILKAANENFAKKKWKNALALYDRLPNLVAGTDDAPNVVFNSAYANYYDKNYRLAGNQFKNFSVSFPQDNRKEEAAYMSALCYYNGSMDYNLDQTSTELAINELQEFLNSYPNSERSKNINTMIDELSYKLEFKAFENAKQYFKMGDYKATVTTFENVLDDFPSTKLRPKIYDYMMKARYTLAVGSNYDLKGERIESALAFTRQVEKELPDTEYSKTALDLRQKLEKEKKDFVVAKKQMEEKIAILTAKQKKIAAKLAEQNKTEQQIKEQIANEKKAMQIQRDSAALHTPPPAATFKIQR; encoded by the coding sequence ATGAAAAAGTATATTTTAGGTATTTTCGCTATTGCTGTTTTGGCATCATGCAAAAGTCAGCAGGAAAAAGCATTGAGAAGTGCAGACAAAAACTTTATTCTTAAAGCTGCAAACGAAAATTTTGCTAAAAAGAAGTGGAAAAATGCATTGGCACTTTATGACAGACTTCCAAATTTGGTTGCAGGTACAGATGATGCGCCAAATGTGGTTTTCAACTCTGCGTATGCCAATTATTATGATAAAAATTATAGACTGGCAGGAAATCAGTTTAAAAACTTCTCAGTAAGTTTTCCTCAGGATAACAGAAAAGAAGAAGCTGCTTATATGTCTGCATTATGTTACTACAACGGGTCTATGGATTATAACTTAGATCAGACGAGTACAGAATTGGCAATTAATGAGCTACAGGAATTTTTGAATTCGTACCCTAATTCTGAAAGGTCAAAAAATATCAACACAATGATTGATGAGCTTTCTTATAAATTAGAATTCAAAGCTTTCGAAAATGCGAAGCAATATTTCAAAATGGGAGATTACAAAGCAACTGTAACTACTTTTGAAAATGTTTTGGATGATTTCCCAAGTACAAAGCTTCGTCCGAAAATCTATGATTATATGATGAAAGCACGTTATACTTTAGCTGTAGGTTCAAATTATGATCTAAAAGGCGAGCGTATCGAAAGTGCATTGGCTTTTACCAGACAGGTTGAAAAAGAACTTCCAGATACAGAATATTCTAAAACAGCTTTAGATTTAAGACAAAAACTCGAAAAAGAGAAGAAAGATTTTGTTGTCGCTAAGAAACAAATGGAAGAAAAAATTGCAATACTTACAGCAAAGCAAAAAAAGATTGCCGCTAAGCTTGCAGAACAGAACAAAACAGAGCAGCAAATAAAAGAACAAATCGCTAACGAAAAGAAAGCAATGCAGATCCAGAGAGACAGTGCGGCGTTACATACACCTCCTCCTGCGGCGACTTTCAAAATCCAAAGATAA
- a CDS encoding tRNA threonylcarbamoyladenosine dehydratase, with product MDKVWLERTELLIKEEGVEKLSKAAVLVVGLGGVGSFAAEFLARAGVGKMTIVDGDTVDITNINRQLPALHSTVGKHKVDVVSERLMDINPNLELIKVNEFLNPDRMAEILDGGNFDYILDCIDSVSPKVSLIIAARRRKIKIVSSMGAGGKSDPSKVIVRDISKTQHCHLAREVRKRLKKEKIDKGIRCVFSDEIQDEDSLKMTDGSNYKRSFYGTISFLPAIFGLYAASEVINHLLKKD from the coding sequence ATGGATAAAGTTTGGCTTGAAAGAACAGAATTATTGATAAAAGAAGAAGGTGTTGAAAAATTAAGCAAAGCCGCCGTTTTGGTTGTAGGTTTAGGTGGAGTAGGTTCTTTTGCAGCTGAATTTCTTGCCAGAGCCGGTGTCGGAAAAATGACGATTGTAGATGGAGATACGGTAGATATTACGAATATCAACAGACAGCTTCCTGCTTTGCATTCTACTGTTGGAAAACATAAAGTAGATGTTGTTTCGGAAAGATTGATGGATATTAATCCGAATCTTGAACTTATAAAAGTCAATGAGTTTTTGAATCCTGATAGAATGGCAGAGATTCTTGATGGTGGAAATTTTGATTACATATTAGACTGTATTGATAGCGTTAGTCCGAAAGTATCATTAATTATTGCCGCAAGACGCAGAAAAATAAAAATTGTAAGCTCGATGGGAGCCGGAGGGAAATCTGATCCGTCTAAAGTGATCGTTCGTGATATCAGCAAAACCCAGCATTGTCATCTTGCAAGAGAAGTAAGAAAAAGGCTGAAAAAAGAAAAAATAGACAAAGGAATTCGTTGCGTGTTTTCAGATGAAATTCAGGATGAAGACAGCTTAAAAATGACAGACGGAAGCAACTATAAAAGGTCTTTCTATGGAACGATTAGTTTTCTTCCTGCAATTTTCGGCTTGTATGCGGCATCCGAAGTTATCAACCACTTACTGAAGAAAGATTAA
- a CDS encoding TatD family hydrolase, whose product MFNNFWSCCNLVFLDMDFFDFHHHKKSISKGIYNLEYGETPPEFPYSIGIHPQDIQFENIESQFDWVKSTITEDCFAIGECGLDGLISIEQNLQEQVFKRQIEISNELKKPLIIHCVRKFYEVISFRKIANQPIIIHGFNKKQSFADDLLKNKFYLSFGKAVLYNLSLQNVLKTTPLDKIFLETDNEDFNIEELYIKVSELKGISLEKLNEQISENLETIQHG is encoded by the coding sequence ATGTTTAATAATTTTTGGTCTTGCTGTAATTTAGTATTTTTGGATATGGATTTTTTTGATTTTCATCATCACAAGAAAAGTATAAGCAAAGGGATTTACAATTTGGAATATGGTGAAACTCCACCGGAATTTCCATATTCAATAGGAATTCATCCTCAAGATATTCAATTTGAAAATATTGAAAGTCAATTTGATTGGGTGAAATCTACTATTACTGAAGATTGTTTTGCGATTGGTGAATGTGGACTCGACGGATTGATTTCAATTGAGCAGAATTTACAAGAACAAGTTTTTAAAAGACAAATTGAAATTTCGAATGAGCTTAAAAAACCTTTAATCATTCATTGTGTAAGAAAATTCTACGAAGTGATTTCTTTCAGGAAAATAGCAAATCAACCGATTATTATTCACGGATTTAATAAAAAGCAGAGCTTTGCTGATGATTTGCTTAAAAATAAATTTTATTTGAGTTTTGGAAAAGCTGTTTTGTATAATCTATCTTTGCAGAATGTTTTAAAGACAACTCCTTTAGATAAAATTTTTCTGGAAACGGATAATGAAGATTTTAATATCGAAGAATTATATATCAAAGTTTCAGAATTAAAAGGGATTTCTTTAGAAAAACTTAACGAACAAATTTCAGAAAATTTAGAAACAATTCAGCATGGATAA